The genomic segment GCTGAGACGGTTCTCGCTTGAAAGCCAGATCTCGCCGCCCCAGGTCCTCACTCCGATGATCTCGCCCAGGCCCAGCCTCCTGAAACCGTCGGCGAAGGCCTCGCCGTCCGAGGCGGTGCGCTCGTCCACCAGGACCACCACGTGTCCGCGGAAGGCGTAGTGCATGTTCCAGTAGGGCTTGCCGGTTCGGGGAGCCCAATACATCCAGACCTTGCGCAGCAGCTTGTCGAGGATGAAGGCGTCGATGTTGCCTCCCCGATTGTGGCGCACGTCGACGATCAGTCCCTGGCGGTTGAAGACAGGATAAAAGTTTCGGTACCACTCGGTGATGTTGCCGCCGCCCATGGCTTGCAGGTGGACGTATCCAATCTTGCCTCCGCCCAGCTCGTCGGTACGCAGGCGTCGGGTGTACTCCCAGTCGCGGTAGCGCAGGTCGTCCTCGTAGCGGATGGGCGTGACGATGATTCGGCGGCTCTGGTCCGCTCCCGCATCGCGCACCTGCAGCAAGACCTGCTTGCCGGCCTGGTC from the Acidobacteriota bacterium genome contains:
- a CDS encoding S41 family peptidase, encoding RIEYIYRSEPDYPSERSPLADPALQLEAGDLIEAVNGTGVLSVPSIYHLLRDQAGKQVLLQVRDAGADQSRRIIVTPIRYEDDLRYRDWEYTRRLRTDELGGGKIGYVHLQAMGGGNITEWYRNFYPVFNRQGLIVDVRHNRGGNIDAFILDKLLRKVWMYWAPRTGKPYWNMHYAFRGHVVVLVDERTASDGEAFADGFRRLGLGEIIGVRTWGGEIWLSSENRLSDLGWARAPMFGVYGPEREWLIEGHGVDPDIEVQNLPHATFNGSDAQLERAVDYLLQKIQSDPRPVPEPPAYPDKSGN